The Opitutaceae bacterium genome has a window encoding:
- a CDS encoding TonB-dependent receptor has product MNTSILRASRRVRLPLGLLFGALVASPMMAQQTGSAGETVKLEEFVVTGSHIPTTETAYDARTAPVDIMTRKDFDELGYGTVEQVIQSMPYVQASVPVQNNQTGFTAAASSVNLRGLGSDATLVLLNGRRVAPYPRGTGGTTAFIDIQSFPLAAIDQVEVLLDGASATYGADAVAGVVNIKTRRDFNGAELSVRYGNSTAQDDAMELMASGVYGLSTEDTKITVGLNYFKQNDMRHSDREYSAVPPFLSSNASPLNFQISRAAALEALGEGGESLIPSSDLFFTSTWTNRESNNGTLPASSYDYASGRPSTYNFNLQAQSTPHLERKGGYASFEKKLFGTDNISTYGDLIFQQNFAQNELAPSATGNFGNPGGVSLVIPARTANAILQVQDLETKVVSQIAAGSPIPEGSVPFYTTQNVNGNAERITTDRAAYNPFNPFNEDFSGGSRARLAEFGNRIYRTTNTAMNFVWGVKGEKLFGNWNADLNTYYSKVQQVERDTLVSISRFNRLVNANDSFFDPTSGDYLGTTVPYNPFGYFANPIPNNSKVAPAGTVELHNVRESEMYGVNVTVSNGSLFDLPGGSAGIALGYEVREETMMQSPDVAGTSGDVIGSSTDNTTNANRSISAFFAELGLPILSPDNDVAGFHSLSLNLSARYEKFWTQDDDVAVPKVALKWQPFDDSFVVRGSWGQGYRQPSMYELYAAGLTSALTAINDPVKQINEPEMDITTASSSLLRAEDSENYSIGFVWTPSFASTDTSGLSFGVDYWNVKRNGNVAVDHQDVVDRAFKGETLIPGESIVRDFQDNLVQVNAVFRNVGNENAEGIDIQASYFWVMDSAGRFDIGLNASYLQKYEIQQFPAAPFFDYVGEMTDISFDNETGDPSPGAGDAAYVDWRGVGFLRWSKSAMNASLQANYTAGFRDFKSEWDPSAPNDPAGFTQVDSMLTFDVSFTYNFFEDSDSWWGNTAVTLNVQNILDKDPPRVVSWDNNSTGYPGFMYSPKGRFVSLQVTKKL; this is encoded by the coding sequence ATGAACACAAGTATACTGCGCGCCAGTAGGCGTGTGCGTCTCCCCCTTGGTCTTCTGTTCGGTGCTCTCGTTGCCTCGCCCATGATGGCGCAGCAGACGGGTTCTGCCGGAGAGACGGTCAAGCTTGAAGAATTCGTCGTCACCGGGTCGCACATTCCGACCACGGAGACGGCCTACGATGCCCGCACGGCTCCGGTCGACATCATGACCCGCAAGGATTTTGATGAACTCGGCTACGGAACGGTCGAGCAGGTCATCCAATCGATGCCCTATGTGCAGGCCAGTGTCCCGGTCCAGAACAACCAGACCGGTTTCACCGCGGCCGCTTCCTCGGTCAACCTCCGCGGTCTCGGTTCGGATGCCACCCTCGTTCTCCTGAACGGTCGACGGGTTGCTCCGTATCCCCGCGGCACCGGTGGCACCACGGCGTTCATCGACATCCAGTCCTTCCCGCTGGCGGCGATCGACCAGGTTGAAGTGCTCCTCGACGGCGCTTCCGCCACCTATGGTGCGGATGCGGTCGCGGGTGTGGTCAACATCAAGACCCGTCGTGATTTCAACGGCGCGGAGCTGTCCGTTCGCTACGGCAACAGCACGGCCCAAGACGATGCGATGGAACTCATGGCCAGCGGGGTCTACGGTCTGAGCACCGAGGACACCAAGATCACGGTCGGCCTGAATTATTTCAAGCAGAACGACATGCGCCACTCGGATCGTGAGTATTCGGCGGTGCCTCCGTTCCTCAGCTCGAATGCCAGCCCGCTGAACTTTCAGATCTCACGGGCCGCCGCTCTCGAAGCGTTGGGTGAAGGCGGGGAAAGCCTGATTCCGAGCTCGGATCTGTTCTTCACCTCGACCTGGACCAACAGGGAGAGCAACAACGGCACCCTCCCGGCCAGTTCTTACGACTATGCCAGCGGCCGGCCCTCGACCTACAACTTCAATCTGCAGGCCCAGTCCACCCCGCACCTCGAGCGCAAGGGTGGCTATGCCTCATTTGAGAAGAAGCTCTTCGGGACGGACAACATCAGCACCTATGGTGACTTGATCTTCCAGCAGAACTTCGCCCAGAATGAGTTGGCGCCTTCCGCGACGGGCAACTTCGGCAACCCGGGCGGTGTTTCCCTGGTTATCCCGGCCCGGACGGCCAACGCCATCCTCCAGGTTCAGGATCTGGAGACCAAGGTGGTTTCGCAGATCGCGGCCGGATCGCCGATCCCAGAGGGATCTGTTCCTTTCTACACGACCCAGAATGTGAACGGAAATGCCGAGCGTATCACCACGGACCGGGCGGCCTACAACCCGTTCAATCCTTTCAACGAGGATTTCTCGGGAGGTTCCCGCGCCCGTCTGGCCGAGTTCGGCAATCGCATCTACCGGACGACCAATACCGCGATGAACTTCGTCTGGGGCGTCAAGGGTGAGAAGCTCTTTGGCAATTGGAATGCGGATCTGAACACCTACTACAGCAAGGTCCAGCAGGTCGAACGGGATACCCTGGTCTCGATCAGCCGGTTCAACCGTCTGGTCAATGCCAACGATTCCTTCTTCGATCCGACGAGCGGCGACTACCTCGGCACGACCGTGCCTTACAATCCGTTCGGCTATTTTGCGAATCCGATCCCGAACAACAGCAAGGTCGCTCCTGCCGGCACGGTCGAGCTGCATAATGTCCGTGAGTCCGAGATGTATGGCGTGAACGTGACGGTTTCCAACGGGAGTCTTTTCGATCTTCCGGGTGGCTCCGCCGGTATCGCTCTCGGTTACGAAGTCCGCGAAGAGACCATGATGCAATCGCCGGACGTGGCGGGCACCTCGGGTGACGTCATCGGATCGTCGACCGACAACACGACCAATGCCAACCGCTCGATCAGCGCGTTCTTCGCCGAGTTGGGTCTGCCAATTCTCAGCCCGGACAATGATGTGGCCGGATTCCACAGCCTGAGCCTCAACCTCTCGGCCCGTTACGAGAAGTTCTGGACCCAGGATGATGATGTGGCCGTGCCGAAGGTGGCCTTGAAGTGGCAGCCGTTTGACGACAGCTTTGTCGTCCGCGGCAGCTGGGGCCAGGGTTATCGTCAGCCCTCCATGTATGAGCTCTATGCCGCCGGTCTGACTTCCGCCCTCACGGCGATCAATGACCCGGTCAAGCAGATCAATGAGCCCGAAATGGATATCACGACTGCCAGCAGCAGCTTGCTCAGGGCGGAGGATTCCGAGAACTACTCGATCGGGTTTGTCTGGACGCCGAGCTTTGCCTCGACCGACACCTCTGGCCTGAGCTTCGGGGTCGATTACTGGAATGTGAAGCGCAACGGCAACGTCGCCGTGGACCATCAGGACGTAGTGGATCGCGCCTTCAAGGGCGAGACCCTCATCCCGGGTGAGAGCATCGTACGCGATTTCCAGGACAATCTTGTCCAGGTCAACGCCGTCTTCCGCAATGTCGGTAACGAGAATGCTGAAGGCATCGACATCCAGGCCAGTTATTTCTGGGTGATGGACAGCGCCGGTCGCTTCGACATCGGCCTGAATGCGTCCTATCTTCAGAAGTACGAGATCCAGCAGTTCCCCGCAGCGCCGTTCTTCGACTATGTCGGGGAAATGACCGATATCTCGTTCGACAACGAGACCGGTGATCCTTCCCCCGGTGCCGGCGACGCTGCCTATGTGGACTGGCGCGGCGTCGGTTTCCTCCGCTGGTCCAAGAGCGCGATGAATGCCTCCCTCCAGGCCAACTACACCGCCGGCTTCCGCGACTTCAAGAGCGAGTGGGATCCGTCAGCGCCGAACGATCCGGCCGGATTCACACAGGTTGACTCGATGCTGACCTTCGATGTCTCCTTCACCTACAACTTCTTCGAAGACAGCGACAGCTGGTGGGGCAACACCGCAGTGACCCTGAACGTCCAGAATATCCTGGATAAGGATCCCCCGCGCGTCGTTTCGTGGGATAATAACTCGACCGGTTACCCCGGCTTCATGTATTCGCCGAAGGGACGCTTCGTTTCCCTCCAGGTGACCAAGAAGCTGTAA
- a CDS encoding SIMPL domain-containing protein (The SIMPL domain is named for its presence in mouse protein SIMPL (signalling molecule that associates with mouse pelle-like kinase). Bacterial member BP26, from Brucella, was shown to assemble into a channel-like structure, while YggE from E. coli has been associated with resistance to oxidative stress.): MKNTQRSPFPISLAAACLAVSALTPSLSAETDPDDRRILTVSAQSSVEIPTTHVRITVMIEAREDTPQAAQAAIARRSNPVLEFLKDEAVEKLQTSGLSLNPIFERNPKRPDSWSSQTRIVGYNAQWTTSFEVSVEKAGAIADEVVKKGADRIAGFELKAKDEAVEEARTEALRLASMQARDRGIAVLDALGYEMIDVVRVHVQDNGPIYPMRAMRAEMMTMAADAAPPTAVEGGMQSIPGSVTLEIAY, translated from the coding sequence ATGAAAAACACCCAACGGAGTCCTTTTCCCATCAGTCTCGCCGCCGCGTGTCTGGCCGTCAGCGCTCTCACGCCTTCCCTCTCCGCCGAGACCGATCCGGATGACCGGCGCATCCTCACCGTCTCCGCCCAATCCTCGGTCGAAATCCCCACCACACACGTACGCATCACCGTCATGATCGAGGCCCGCGAGGACACCCCGCAGGCCGCCCAGGCCGCCATCGCCCGGCGCTCCAACCCGGTCCTCGAATTCCTCAAGGATGAAGCGGTCGAAAAACTGCAGACTTCCGGCCTCTCCCTGAATCCCATCTTCGAGCGCAACCCGAAACGGCCCGACTCCTGGTCGAGCCAGACGCGGATCGTCGGCTACAATGCCCAGTGGACCACTTCATTTGAAGTCTCCGTGGAAAAAGCCGGCGCCATCGCCGATGAAGTGGTCAAGAAAGGTGCCGACCGGATCGCCGGCTTTGAGCTGAAGGCAAAGGACGAGGCGGTGGAAGAGGCCCGGACCGAAGCCCTCCGTCTCGCCTCCATGCAGGCACGCGACCGCGGCATCGCGGTACTCGATGCCCTCGGCTACGAGATGATCGACGTAGTCCGGGTCCACGTTCAGGATAATGGCCCCATCTACCCGATGCGCGCCATGCGTGCCGAGATGATGACCATGGCCGCCGACGCCGCACCCCCGACCGCGGTCGAGGGCGGTATGCAGTCCATTCCGGGATCGGTCACTCTCGAGATCGCCTACTGA
- a CDS encoding BadF/BadG/BcrA/BcrD ATPase family protein, which translates to MNSHPSDSTGEPCLIGVDGGATKTALILTDARGRLLDQQNGPGCSPSHLGPDGARALINRLLHRLVARPAGTRLQIEATLLFMAGAPAFWKDFAAGLNGFGRVETYDDSRPVLQLACGPKPGLALHCGTGSFVAARGPDGRYHYAGGLGWRLGDPGSSHDLGTRAARLALMELDGWSPSSEVSRMVTSKTGQTGRPDLLRFIYTQTDPNSLLAGLAPDLVHLADDGSAEAGGIIRESLEPLVGLASTVASRLRLPPRSPCGLSGRLFRSRAGLGAISDLFKRTSLDWQINPITDEPIEGVRQILALRG; encoded by the coding sequence GTGAACTCCCATCCGTCAGACTCAACCGGGGAGCCCTGCCTGATCGGCGTCGACGGAGGCGCCACCAAGACCGCCCTCATCCTGACGGATGCCCGGGGGAGACTCCTCGACCAACAGAACGGACCCGGGTGTAGTCCAAGTCACCTGGGACCGGACGGCGCCCGCGCCCTGATCAACCGTCTCCTCCACAGGCTGGTGGCCCGGCCGGCCGGCACCCGACTCCAGATTGAGGCCACCCTCTTGTTCATGGCGGGTGCCCCCGCCTTCTGGAAGGATTTCGCCGCAGGTTTGAACGGGTTCGGCCGGGTCGAGACCTACGATGATTCCCGCCCCGTTCTTCAGCTGGCCTGCGGTCCCAAACCCGGGCTTGCCCTCCACTGCGGCACCGGTTCTTTCGTCGCCGCCCGCGGTCCCGACGGACGGTATCACTACGCCGGCGGGCTCGGTTGGCGGCTTGGTGACCCGGGCAGCAGCCACGATCTGGGCACCCGCGCGGCCCGGCTCGCCCTGATGGAACTCGATGGCTGGAGTCCCTCCAGCGAAGTTTCGCGGATGGTCACTTCGAAGACGGGGCAGACCGGACGTCCGGATCTCCTCCGTTTCATCTACACCCAGACCGACCCGAATTCGCTTCTGGCCGGATTGGCACCGGATCTCGTCCACCTCGCCGATGATGGCTCGGCCGAAGCAGGCGGGATTATCAGGGAGTCGCTGGAACCCCTTGTCGGCCTCGCTTCGACGGTCGCGTCCCGACTCCGGCTTCCCCCGCGGTCTCCCTGCGGCCTGAGCGGCCGGCTCTTTCGCTCCAGAGCCGGACTGGGCGCGATCAGCGATCTCTTCAAGCGGACCTCACTTGATTGGCAGATCAACCCCATCACCGACGAACCCATTGAGGGCGTCCGCCAGATCCTTGCCCTCAGAGGCTAG
- the tal gene encoding transaldolase, with translation MTQLEQLRQFTTVVADTGDFKSIKQYEPRDATTNPSLILKASEMPDYGELVDRAVADNRGSSLSGPALTDHIIDDLLVLFGSEILKIIPGRVSTETDARLSFDTQGSIDKAHALIERYEKRGISRDRILIKIASTWEGIAAAEVLQKEGIHCNLTLLFSLAQAVRCAEAKVTLISPFVGRILDWHKAKTGKDFAPAEDPGVRSVQEIYTYYKKFGHQTEVMGASFRNKGEILELAGCDLLTISPDLLGELQASSESVTRKLDPEVAAKADLKEISLDEKAFRYQVNEDAMATEKLSEGIRKFAADIVKLEKMIEKKIG, from the coding sequence ATGACCCAACTCGAACAACTCCGCCAGTTCACGACCGTTGTCGCCGACACCGGTGACTTCAAATCGATCAAGCAGTACGAGCCGCGCGATGCGACGACCAACCCGAGCCTCATCCTCAAGGCGAGCGAGATGCCCGACTACGGAGAGCTGGTCGACCGGGCGGTCGCGGACAACCGCGGCAGTTCCCTTTCCGGTCCGGCCCTCACGGATCATATCATCGATGATCTGCTGGTTCTCTTTGGCTCCGAGATCCTCAAGATCATTCCCGGCCGCGTTTCCACCGAAACCGATGCCCGCCTCTCCTTTGACACCCAGGGCAGCATCGACAAGGCCCATGCCCTGATCGAACGCTATGAAAAGCGCGGCATCTCGCGCGATCGCATCCTGATCAAGATCGCCTCAACCTGGGAAGGTATCGCCGCGGCCGAAGTGCTCCAGAAGGAGGGCATCCACTGCAACCTGACTCTCCTTTTTTCCCTGGCCCAGGCGGTTCGCTGTGCCGAAGCCAAAGTCACCCTGATCTCGCCCTTCGTCGGCCGCATTCTCGATTGGCACAAGGCAAAGACCGGCAAGGATTTCGCACCGGCCGAGGATCCGGGCGTACGGTCGGTCCAGGAGATCTACACCTACTACAAGAAGTTCGGACACCAGACCGAGGTGATGGGTGCGAGCTTCCGCAACAAGGGTGAGATCCTCGAGCTGGCCGGCTGCGACCTTCTGACCATCAGTCCCGACTTGCTCGGTGAGCTTCAGGCCTCCTCCGAATCGGTCACCCGCAAGCTCGATCCCGAGGTCGCCGCCAAGGCGGACCTCAAGGAGATCTCTCTCGACGAAAAGGCCTTCCGCTATCAGGTCAATGAAGACGCCATGGCCACCGAAAAACTGTCCGAAGGCATCCGCAAATTCGCCGCCGACATCGTCAAGCTCGAGAAGATGATCGAGAAGAAGATCGGGTAA
- a CDS encoding polynucleotide adenylyltransferase, with protein MTTPAPMPIPGALRTVLEEVARKGRPLLVGGCVRDWLIGLEPKDFDIEVYGTGWEELEAVLQRHGPVQMVGRSFGVMKLKLGHEFHDFSLPRRESKLGRGHRGFQVEADPDLSEEEAAARRDFTINALMYDPLTDRVIDHFNGQEDLRNRILRHTGPAFAEDPLRVLRGFQLAARFTCTMSAETIVLCRSIIDEFRTLPVERVWAEWDKWAVQSVKPSLGLRVLRETGWIAHFPEIAAMDGVPQDPEWHPEGDVLTHTAYCLDALVESPEWKLAPPEDRRIQAFAVLAHDFGKATTTVQGERHGRIRWISPRHDAVGGPLTVQFLEGIGAPNAVIEAVPPLVEQHLFHLSWTGEGPSPASIRRLARRLAPATIEQLCRVMEADSRGRPPLDPAETEDRIRILAQASERMHLEQDAPRPILHGRHLIELGLKPGTTFGPILKEAFEAQLDGAFEDLENARKWLENHLKSS; from the coding sequence GTGACTACGCCAGCGCCCATGCCGATCCCGGGCGCCCTGCGCACCGTTCTTGAGGAGGTGGCTCGGAAAGGCCGCCCTCTCCTGGTCGGAGGTTGCGTTCGGGACTGGTTGATCGGGCTCGAGCCCAAGGACTTCGATATCGAGGTCTACGGCACCGGGTGGGAGGAACTCGAAGCCGTCCTGCAGCGGCATGGGCCTGTTCAGATGGTCGGCCGCAGCTTCGGGGTCATGAAACTCAAGCTCGGCCACGAATTTCATGATTTCAGCCTCCCACGACGGGAGTCGAAGCTGGGACGCGGGCACCGCGGATTCCAGGTCGAGGCCGATCCCGACCTGAGCGAAGAGGAGGCCGCCGCACGAAGGGATTTCACCATCAATGCCCTGATGTACGATCCCTTGACCGATCGGGTCATCGACCATTTCAACGGTCAGGAGGATCTCAGGAACCGTATCCTTCGCCACACCGGTCCCGCTTTTGCCGAAGATCCACTCCGGGTGCTGCGGGGGTTCCAGCTGGCCGCACGCTTCACCTGCACGATGTCTGCCGAGACGATCGTCCTCTGCCGATCGATTATTGATGAGTTCAGGACACTGCCGGTCGAACGAGTCTGGGCGGAGTGGGATAAATGGGCAGTTCAGTCGGTCAAGCCGTCGCTTGGCCTCCGGGTCCTCCGGGAAACCGGATGGATCGCCCACTTCCCGGAGATCGCCGCCATGGATGGGGTTCCCCAGGACCCGGAATGGCACCCTGAAGGGGATGTGCTCACCCACACCGCCTATTGCCTCGACGCCTTGGTGGAAAGTCCTGAGTGGAAGCTGGCCCCTCCCGAGGATCGGCGGATCCAGGCCTTTGCCGTTCTGGCTCACGATTTCGGCAAAGCCACCACCACCGTCCAGGGCGAACGACACGGCAGGATCCGCTGGATCAGTCCCCGCCACGATGCCGTCGGCGGTCCCCTGACTGTGCAGTTCCTTGAAGGGATCGGTGCGCCCAACGCCGTGATCGAGGCCGTCCCGCCTCTCGTCGAGCAGCACCTCTTCCACCTGTCCTGGACCGGAGAGGGTCCAAGCCCGGCCAGCATCCGCCGCCTGGCCCGGCGACTGGCTCCGGCCACCATCGAGCAACTCTGCCGGGTCATGGAAGCCGACAGTCGGGGACGGCCGCCTCTCGACCCCGCCGAGACCGAGGACCGGATCCGGATCCTTGCTCAAGCCTCCGAACGGATGCATCTCGAACAGGACGCCCCCCGCCCCATCCTGCACGGACGCCACCTGATCGAGCTCGGCCTGAAACCCGGCACGACTTTCGGGCCGATCCTGAAGGAAGCCTTTGAAGCCCAGCTCGACGGCGCGTTCGAGGATCTCGAAAACGCCCGCAAATGGCTGGAGAATCACCTGAAATCCAGCTAA
- a CDS encoding plastocyanin/azurin family copper-binding protein produces the protein MPETDKLFGMKKLLLLSTLLASALAFTGCGGGDTTTETAKPAEPASTAKVIKVTGNDQMRFNITEIKVKAGETVRVQLTNIGQMPAQAMSHNFVVLNRAVTEEEFVAFATAASQNPPTYLPAQSDLVLAHTKTLGPGASDTIEFTAPAAGTYEFLCTFPGHYALMRGKMIVE, from the coding sequence ATGCCTGAAACCGACAAACTTTTCGGGATGAAGAAACTCCTTCTCCTTTCCACCCTTCTTGCTTCCGCCCTCGCTTTCACCGGATGCGGTGGCGGTGACACCACGACTGAGACGGCCAAACCGGCCGAACCAGCCTCCACCGCCAAGGTGATCAAGGTCACCGGCAACGATCAGATGCGTTTCAACATCACGGAGATCAAGGTGAAGGCCGGTGAGACCGTCCGTGTGCAGCTGACCAACATCGGACAGATGCCGGCCCAGGCCATGTCCCATAACTTCGTCGTCCTGAACCGGGCTGTCACCGAGGAGGAGTTCGTGGCCTTTGCCACCGCCGCCTCCCAGAATCCTCCCACCTACCTTCCGGCCCAGTCCGACCTCGTTCTCGCTCATACCAAGACCCTCGGACCCGGCGCCAGCGACACCATCGAATTCACCGCGCCGGCTGCCGGCACCTATGAATTCCTGTGCACCTTCCCTGGTCACTATGCCCTCATG
- a CDS encoding molybdenum cofactor biosysynthesis protein — MPEYLPVVLHSLLICPEHVYVGHHGGPSGTEPMVERDSVECVAGRGLVGDRYHAREKGHGKQITFFDLAVHRDLCRQFDRKPDGGTEVYRRNVVIEGVDLNDLIGQRFRIGEVRFEGVEECRPCYWMDEAFGPGAEEAMRGRGGLRARILESGTLELGPQELHLE; from the coding sequence ATGCCCGAGTATCTGCCCGTTGTCCTCCATTCGCTCCTGATCTGCCCGGAGCATGTCTATGTCGGGCACCACGGGGGTCCTTCCGGAACGGAGCCGATGGTGGAACGGGACAGCGTCGAGTGTGTCGCCGGCCGGGGCCTGGTCGGCGATCGCTACCACGCGCGGGAGAAGGGACACGGGAAGCAGATCACTTTCTTCGATCTGGCCGTTCATCGGGACCTCTGTCGGCAGTTCGATCGGAAACCGGATGGGGGAACCGAAGTCTACCGGCGCAACGTCGTCATCGAGGGTGTGGACCTGAACGACCTGATCGGTCAGCGATTCAGGATCGGCGAGGTGCGGTTCGAAGGGGTCGAGGAATGCCGGCCCTGTTACTGGATGGACGAGGCCTTCGGTCCGGGCGCGGAGGAAGCCATGAGAGGCCGGGGCGGATTGCGGGCGAGAATCCTGGAGAGCGGGACATTGGAGCTCGGCCCACAGGAACTCCACCTTGAGTGA